tacaattttacttcATTTCACAGTAAAAGACACAATTTATAGGGAAAAAAGCCCAAAATTTCAATCAACATGTAATGGTACAGTCCAAGAACAACCAAATACCAGGTGTTGGTCGTCTTTCAGCCAAAAATGAAAGGAGTAATTTTCTAAGAacagaaaaaaaggaaagttcCAAGTAAAAAGACTTCAAAAGACGACTTTGAGGACAAAACCGTGATTCCAAAGTGTCAAATGGTCAACCAATCCCCCCATATCACCGGAGCAACGAGACCCCTCACCGGATAAATCCGAACTTACCACCGGAAACCAAAACTTTTGGCAAAATCGGACGGTAAGATCACAAAGCAGAAGCCATAACTTGGCAGTTGGCCCGAGagagttaaaaaaatgaaagatcaGTTAgatcacaaaaaccaaaaaagaaggGCTCGAAACCCtgaaaaactctctctctctctctctctctctatcttcctccctcttctccttcttctctctccctccctcccctctctctctctacactgCAAAACCAACTAGCAGAAAGGGTCTTCCTTTCCCGTACATTTTAAAGACTTCGTTTTGgcgtattttattttgtgacttCTCTTTATGTTTTGTGGAAGACGAAGCCAACGGCCCAGATTTGTCCTTCCACTTCCTAATGAAGCGCCACAGAACCAATCATTGAACAgagttacttttttaatttattattaaaatgaatgaACAAATATCAGACGTTGATTTGGTCACAAGTGGGAATCACTACCGTCAAAATTTGCTGGCGTGGCTATTTCCTTGCCCAATCATTGCGTGTATGTGAGGTTCTAAGATCGAGTCCTTTTGGACCCCagcgaaaataaaataaatattaaataaagtgtTGAATTATTGAAGTCTACCCCCAGCTTTTGTCTTGCTCTTGGTGCGGCATGAATTCTCTTATATACATTTCATAACtgcatataatattactcatattttattaatatgattggttaaaataattattttatattaaaaaaataatacagccaatcacattaataaattacataaaaaatatgtaaaactGACTGCAcgtaaaatttttaataaaattaaatatattttaagtaaattataaattacttCGTTCTCGTCTTTCAACATATGTTGAACCATAAGGTTAGATCGAAATTAGTTTAAGTTAAAttgctaatttgaattttgagaatggGTAAGTACCCCTTATAAGAGCAATGCTACATAAAGTCTTCATTTGGAGACTGTAATGCAAGCCTAAGTAATTTtagctttaaaattttttaaaattaaaaaagtattcctcttaaaataatattttctctcatttaataaaagaccTGCACATACAGTCCCCAAATAgggactgcaaataaaatttctctccCTTATAAATGCATCAtactttttaatgtttttttgaaCAATGGTGAATGGTGCATGttgattaaaagaaatgattttataaagtaTCAtgcaccaaagaaaaaaaaaattaataattaaatgttTGTATTGCAAAGAAAATCATATCCAATTGCAAAATCTCTCATATTTTGGACCAAATTTTCTCAATGATCAATCACTTCCCTTACCTTACTTTTAAGTCGATCATTAACATATTTCCACTAATGCATGTGCTCCTTCAACCTTCCATGGTCAATCTCCTTGCTTTTATCTTCACCCTATCATGAGTCTCCTTTGTCACCTTTGGCATAGATTTGTCTCGTAATCATCATGAatctaccccccccccccccccccaaacttTAGCTCAATTCCAagattataaatagtaatggaATTCATATTAAAGTACTAAACGTTAAAACTTAGATAATGACATTAAAGTAATGTTATTCTTCATTCTAAATtgtatagaaattatatttgataaTGTGACACGTCTTAAGAAACTGTGCATTTAAGATATAGATATCTGAAATCATATAAAACATAATACGTCAACAAATGTGATTGAAAATGACAAGAATTAAGATGATGAACAATATTTCTCTGGAAACTAACATTTTGACATAACCCTTAAATCACGACACTCTTGATCACTTCTACATTTGGTTGGTCTAGGTAGTCATTATACTCATAATCTTGCAATCTTTAGCTCAATTCCAAGATTATAATTAGTAGTGGGATCCATATCAAAGTACTAAATGTTAGAACTTAAATGGGTGACACTTTTGTGCTGACATTAAGCCCTGGTTTGGATTCAGGAGTGAGATCTCATCTCACACCGTACAGACAACTCATCTCTTAATCAAACGGTCAAAACAAGTTTTCTCATCagattttaatttacttttagaaGACGATAAACAAGGGCAAACAGTCAGTACTTTTCAGAAGGAATTGATTCTATTTAGCTTTCCCAGGAAAAAATGAggaaactttcaaaaaataaaataaaataaaaataaattttatgtttgtaataatatataaaataaactgaatttataaatatttcataattatttaaaaatgttgtaaataaaatatatttttatttgatattttttatataatttgattttataaaaatattgtcatcttataatattattatgaattatttataataaataaaacaaaatcattacaaatattatgtaattatttgtgAGACTCACATTTATCAATTCTTCAacaacttaaaatcatttaatctcACTTTCAATCTAAAtactcaaaatttttaaaaactagactcataaattttactattatttataaattattttaatttattttatctcatttttcaatccaaacggacCTAAGGTGTAaacctctctttctttttactttatGCGTCTGTACTGTTATGGAATCAATGCTAGTGGACAACTGTTTTTTGGTCACTTTCTTTGCAATTTGAAGAAAGGGACGCATGCATTAGTGGAGTTAATTTTGCTCATTTCAAAAGACTTTTGTCCAGCTAAAAGCACACACAGACAGcttattgtaaaaaaatcttTGCTCATCTTAAATACAATATCTcttacaataaattttatggCAATGTCACTTCATAAAAgatattaactttttttaatgtcaagtcttttatctaatttaaaattcaaattttatataaccaaaTTCCCATTTTACACATAAGTTATAAAACAATAACTATTAAGGTAATAGACCAGTTGGTACGAGTTAGTATTTCATGACTTCGAGATCAAGAATTAGAGTCAAGACATAAGTTGAAATCACTTGTGGTAGTAAAGCCTGACATTTGAGCCATGTGATAGGCTTTAGACCAATTGGATATTTTGGTAGTGCAGTGGTGACGGGCTTACTTTTGAGGCAATAATTATGGCTCAAATCGGACATTCTGCAGTGGAGAGGGACTCCTATAGTCACGACCAAGAAGAATTGTTATACTGGTCGCCCTCGCCTCCCCTTTcacctaagaaaaaaaaaagttataaaataagaattgtGTATGGGATTGGACATtattccatctccaaagaataACTCATACTTGAAGAACAAGGAAGATGAGAATGGGGTTGAAGGGGGTGAAATTGGTGTTGAGATATACCACACACTGAATGTGGAAAAACTAAGAAGTGCCAAAAAATTcagcattcttcttcttcttctttcttctttcttttccacttttctctttttcacgTCCTTTTGGGAATCTCACTCTCACCCATGTCTCGAATCTATCTCTTTAGTTATGCTTCGGTTAGATTGCTTTTAAAGgaaataaacacaatatttttactttctcctttttatttttcttttacccattttggctttttttttcttacttaaaaaaaaaaaaaaaattcattttaagtgaaatcaactctcattttttttttctcaaaggtAAGCATAACATAGATTAACTAAGTAGTTATAAAAATACAAGATTCAATAGAGTGAGAGTCCCCAACAATCGTCCCAAAACAAGTAAAAAcaatacagaaaaaataaaaaaacaaaatctggaGTCAAAAGTTTGACTCCCACCTATGTCCCACTAAGAGCATCCTTATTGGCTTAGctaaatgcatcttcaaaatttagctaatatcacacttttttacatttgtcaattccatttaaattcaatctccacGTTGAATTAGCTATTcactttctatataataataaaatattatttaattaataatttttttatttaatttatttgtatcacattttataattctaccaatttaatattaataataattatattctaattaaattaatatttaaaaaatcatattttcaaatgtcatttaacgctaataaccaaaaattgagattaaacttatctaaaattttatctaaatttcatattcactaaCCAAATATCTAGCAATATGCCCATTtcaatgtcaataaaaaatctgcacctacataaatacatacaagtggttggagtgagaaattagtatctaatgtttggtgaatcaattgtgaTTCTCCATCTTTGGCCAACCACTGTAGCAgaagtctaaattattttagagatgcCTAATCCAATGTGAGGTCTTTTTGGctcaaattatctaaattttagccatCCTTTAACTTTAaccaagccaatgaggatgtTTTAAGGGAAAGCAACTTAAAAacgattttaatataatctcataaatagattataaaactaCGACTAAAAGCCGCAGCAACTCTTATtcaattgtgtgtgtgtgtgttttttttttcttttaaaatgtgGATAATCATTCCTCTCCTTGGATCGTCCTAGCATATCTCATGATATCACCATAGTATCCTATGCATTCTGGTCCACTATTGACCATAGTTTTTATACAACAGAAAAATAGTAACTTTTTGCAAGCAATTTAAATATATCAACCTACCTTGCGACCTTCTTTCTTGGTATCCAAACAcgtccattttcttttcttcctttttcttcttattttgagaaaataaagtCAAAAGGATAACTCCTCCAATAAATAAGTAAGTGTTCTTTAGATCATGCCATGCGCCTAATAACTGCAGAGCCAAACAGAGAATGCGGTGTTGGACTTAGAATTTTAGGTTAAATGTTTGGAACCTCAGGAATTCTGAGTAAAAAGAGTCAATTAGTGGAGGAAAAAATTTAGTATGTCAACCTTTCTGCCTTTTTTAAGACAATAAATGGAAAACAAAGGTAAAGCTTGCTTTCCCATTTCAAATCTATTTCAGTTTTAACAGTGGGAGATGCCATATTATCTCAGTTATGGGTATAATATGGAATAATGTTACTATATCGCTCTATTTTATcctctcattttgaccgctcatgcattcaattttttttttttttttacatttttttcttttacttatttccttactaattaaggaagtgactattagtgtatcggtatttttttttatattttttaaaaatgtttaaaattttttaaaaaatatgaataagaaaaatgaaaaaaattgaaaatgagaattttgcCTAGTGGGCATGCCGAGCGGTCAATGCTGGGCTGCACCGACTCTATAATATGATACACTTGAGGTGGAATTTAATACTAGGAAGATGAAATCCCATTTTAAGAACAATAGAATAAACTGTAGGAGGGATACTTTTAGAACAGATATTCACATCAGATGAAAGCCATTTAGAACATTGAGAGGTTAGCTTGACATTTTATGGCTTGTGACCTTTTGGTATATCCACAACTTCTGATTACATAATCTACCTCTGTATGTATCTAATGTTACTCAAATCCACTTCAACTTGTTTTGGTTACAAATAGGCATATTTCTGAATTTTGTGGGGGAGGAAAGCTAAGAATGAGAAGTTAAGTGCAGAGTACAAAACCAAAGTATAATTATGTGAGAACTTAAAGAAAGCCCACACCGAACTGCTCATTAAGCCAATGAGGAAGTCTGAAAATTGAGGATCAATCAAAAGAACTAAATGGAAAGCAGAAGAAAACTCTGAGGCAAAACATAGGAGTGAGGAACTTAAATGTGGATTGaatgaaaaagagtaaaaacttAAACATATTACGGTTGCAAATGATGAGCTTCGAGTTGAGTATGATGAGAAGCCCCTTAAATGAGAAAGGAATCAGAGATTTTGATATCAGCTTTAGTTAAGGACAATGAAAAGATCATTGATTAAGAGCAAAATATTCGTGGACATGAGAAGAGATAGAAGGCCTCAAGGGATGCCTGTTGGTTTCATAGAAGAAGTAGTTGGAAGTGGAGAAAAGAGCTAAAGCATCAAAAGAACTGAGAGAAAAGAGATGATATGTTGCTCAATGTAGGAGCAGAGGAAGCTTGAACATTAGATAAAATGGAAAAGGGAGCAATTTACACATCTAGTAGAAGCACATGAAAAGCTACACAATCAGTTCAAGGTCGGTAATGACTGGGAGCAGGAGAGATCTACATTGCTTAACGAAATCAGTGCAACCAAGCCCTGACTCATGAAGAAAGCTGAGAAAGCATCTGGAAACTATAGTTTCTGAATTCCAGATACGGTTTAAGAATGCTTCTGCAGAGTGCCAGGACGCAAAATCCATTTCTGTTTTCACAGTGTTATACACTTTAGTATACTTTTCTGCAAAATATAGAATAACTCTTCCTCACTTATTCTGGGCgcagaaaaattgtaataaagaacaaaaaagcaTCCCTTAGGAAATAACAAGAGACAGGAGAGGGGATTTCCTGCAAACTAGAAATCAGGTCAACCATTGACAATAGACCATAATAACACCATGATTCCTTAAAGAATTCCATTGGCTTAGAAATACTGTCATGCCAGTAAACAACACATGCACACAAAAGCTATATACACTATCACAATATTTAAATTTCGAGCATATATCTTATTCAATAGTTTTATTAGCAAATAAATTTACCCCAATAGGTCATCAGACGAATGTGGTGTAGTTATGAAATGGTTATTTGATGGTATAGATATAATGTGCAATACAACATGTGTATCACAAAGTTGCAGTACATTTGATGGTTTGAGTAAAAAAActacaacaatcacatttgaaATACCAAGCATCATTCCACTTTCAAGGCCATACATGACTCCACACCAGAGGAAGATTCAATTCTGCTTGCCCCTGCTAGATGATTTTGAGTCCTTGACATCTGAGAAAATTCTGATAGTCCATGCCTCAAAACTCCAAGGTTTACCCCATCGCCGACCAATATGCTTGTTACGCCCATTTTTGATACCTATCAATGCCATTGTAGAATTCAAACTATTTGCTGAAGGTTCACCTAACTAGAGACACCAACATTTTTCTGGATAGTTACTTGAGATGTATGAAATGCTCTAAAGATTTCTATGAACCTAATGCTCTGCATGCTTAAAGAAGGAACATGGTAAACAGTTTCAAAAACTAAAATGGCAGGCAAGGGGCAATATTACCGCTTGAATATTCCTATCCTCATCGTCAAAGAAGAGCATTGAAGTGAAAGGTACCCCGGTACTTCTTTGAATTCTTTGGAAATGATCTGTTTTGTGAGTCGGACTGGCAAAAATTTCCTGCATAATATCCGTTATATTCTTTAGAAGAGAGAACGGAAAAACCTTCTTAATACTTTTTCCTTAACATCCAGAAATTGAAAAGAGGTGGAGAAAATGCTTCCTTGAGGCTCACCAGGGCCACAAACATGGATTGGATACCCAATTTATCTAGAAAATTTTTGGCTATATCAGGAGTTGGCGATCTAGAAGCAATAGCCACGTTCATTCCACTATCCTTGAGTGCATAGAATATGCCTCTGGCCTGTGGATACAGCTATGGCTCGTCATCCCCATAGCAGCCCTCACTGTTGATTTACCATGAAAGTTGTTAGCATCAATAATCAGGTCACCTTTGCAATTTAGCAAGAAATCAAGCACTGCATTTGTTTGTATGATATAGATTTGGTGAAAGATAGTCTATCAATTAACCACGAAAGTTGTTTAGCCTCAAGACCACTTCACATTTTCAATTTGGCAGGAAATTGAGCAGTGTCTACATGTAGTACctcatatgataaagataagggtaggtggtgtataggatcccacattatttgggaaggagaagttcttgctctttataatgttccaattgAGCTCCAagtgtatcattgactagtccggcctagtggtttgggccttccatttgGACGTTACAGTACAATATGTAGAATAGAGGTTCCATAACACAGTCAATATACTACCACAACAAAGGTTTACAATATGATCATAGTATATATTTCTAGATATTCTTGTACATTATGATAATTTGTTGAGTCACCTGAACACCGTACTACAACCAAGGCTCTAATAGAGAAGAACTAAAACATGGTAGATATGGAACCACAACACAAATTTTCAGCTTTTAACAGATTAATCGAGTCAGTGCAATATTTTAGGAAGAAAAAAGTGCAAGCTCTTTTGAGGAAAAAGACAATCACGCTTCCCATAACCCAATGAACAACGATTTGATTTCACTCTTGCTCTCCAATCAATAGGATGACCACAAGGTTCACAAACTAAACAAGCAATTATTAGGTAGTCTTACAGACACGTGGTGCTCCTTTGCTATAATAGAATGCGATGTCAGTTAAAATTAGTGTTTATGTAGgcaattttaattatatggCATATTGTAATAAGATAGTAGTGTGTAAATGTTGtgtagtcgttttgaaaaagaatagagtttattattaaaaaaaattttttttttacgtggatcattcactttttcaaaatgattgcgcGACGCTTGTACACTCACGACTGCCACCAACATTTCTGTTGTCATCTACACATACTGCATTAAAAAACCAACACTCTCAATGCAAAAATAGAACCCATTCGTTGTTCTTACAAACCCACTATGAGTTATGATAATGGTCATGATCGAAAGTCAAAGCTGCATGAATTCTTACCAAAATAAAggacgataaaaaaaaaaaaaaatggaaaatagagAGGGAGTGAGTATGCAGTGATCTGCATCTATAATTTACCAATAGAAAGGCCAGAAAGTATGATCGAGATCGAAGACAACTAGGCGAGGAAGATTTTGGTGGAGACTGATTATCTGCAGTGCCTCGTTCTTCACCTTATCGTCTTCCTCCATAGCAAGGTCGTTCGTCAATATCTTGCAGGTCGTCACAGCTTCGGTGAACGGAATGCATGCACCTACTTTGGATTGAATTAAGTATGTAAGACGTGGGAATGGTCGTCGTTTCACATTCTTTTTCAATACACGCAACCTCTGTTCATTACGGTCGTTTCAGAACTTCTGCGCAACTTACGTTAATTGGTAATACGTCAACCCATAACGCGTCTAGAAAATAAATTACACGTgtgactaatttttttaatttttaagtaattATACTCGACATTTCCGAGCACTTTACAAACCCCGAAGCATTACGGAACAGATATATTCAGCTTTTTCGAGTATTTACAAATCCGACGCGACACTGACAAATGGCCACGTGAGTATTTAACTCAATTTTAGCGGGGAGTATTTTTTGAAGATAAATATTGAagcacaaatttttttttataaaaataaatttataaattaaagtagtTTGATGTATTaagttaaattgtaaaattatttttattattaaataaatataatatatcatataaaatcatgtcaatttataaatttttttattgtgaagtGATACTGATGATAACTTTCAGTCCGATCCAGTCTCTATGGATGTTCAGTTTGGTCCGGtttggaaaaaatgataaacaaacaaTTACTGGATCGGACTGGACCGAACGAATTTAGACCCCTAGCTATCGGTCATGTCCAGTCCGGTCGATTTGTTCGGTCCgaccatttattttatttatttttcttttttccaaataaattaattaaaaaattatttaaattactaaattaaagttaagtgaattattaattaatactgtatttttttttatattttatatggtcaatgataataaattagataaaaattacatcattaacttatataattactatataaaaacaatatattaaaatattaaaaatatatatatatagagtttaAGTCCGATTCGGTCTGGTCCAAAATTTGAAGACCTCAGGATCGAACCGAATTTCATCGGTCCACATATTTTAGGACCAAGATCAACCGATTCCAAAATTCGGTCAACTCGGTTCAGATCTAAAATTTCAGTTCAGTTTAGTCCGGATCGAAAATTTTAGTTTGGTCAGTTTTGCTAGTccaaaccaaattatttatagCTCTATTGATGAGTGATCGACACAACTTCTTTCGTGAcatcccatatgataaggataatagtatgtagtgtatgagatctcatattgtttagaaatgagaaatttttgctctttataagatttcaaaTGAGGTCTAATTATATCAATGACAAAGTGACGACAATGAACTAAGAGTAAAACAGCGAAATTAGGCAAGAGAGGAAGGGGAGGGAGGGCGTTGATGGTTGAAGTCCTAATccaaacaaacaatatttttttttgtaattgcatAGTGATAAAACAACTCCGTTTAAATTACTTAAGTTAAATGATGtcgttttatataaaaataaaatatacataatcGATCaatcctttgattttgaacatgATTCAAAATGGAATCGAGCCGACTCGATTTTCCTCAATTTAAATCGTTGACTGATCGATTCTCCACCGATTTCAGTCGATTCCAGAATTTGACAGTTGTTTCATCAATTCCTGTTCACTCCTACTaacaatttagattttttagaattcttCCTACATCTAACTATATATTTAACTCGTTAATAAccagtttataaaatttatcagCACAATTGAGTTCATTAGCGttcatatttgattattttcttattatataggTAATAAAGAGGAATTTTACTcgtcagtcactatttattttcacacttaacacttacagttttttttatagggtgtaagagtttttttatagagtgtgaagATTTTTTTACAGGATgtaagatttaaaataataactaataacttatgagaataattttttcaaataataaaataaaatatgactcCAAAACTCAtagtcaaataaaatacaaaatttatgcgaatagaatataatataaaagatataaCGTGACGAAAAAAGAATGGTCCAAAATAAACAGCGTTCAACATTCATTCTCAGCTACAGCGCGGaagcaacatatatattcccTATCAATAATGGGCCCATCAACGACAAAAAGAGCGCCACGTGGGGCTTAAACAATATAGATATTATTTGATTCGGGGAGCATCGTTTCCTCGCGCCTCTATATCCACCACAAAACCATCTTTCCATTTCTCTTTCTACAATACTTTCTACCTCGTCCGTCGGAAATTCGGAAAACATTCAACTAATTTTCTCAAAGAATCGGTCTCGAAATTGCGGAGGGGCCGCCACAGGAAGCCTgtaatttttctgatttttcctCGTCGCGAGGTAATTCTCcggaattttataaattttgtactGTTCATAGAATAGGGAAACTGTTAAcagctttcattttttttttttttttaaattgtgcTAACTTTAAACCCAGGGATTTTCTGACCTCTACGTTTTACGAGCATGAAGCCGATATTTTTTGGCTCGCATTTCATGCTATTTATGCTTTTCCTTCggaattttgatttgaaattgtgtgttttttttttttttaatcttttgaggATTGAGATTCGTGCAATAtggggactttttttttttttttttttttcaaattgtggAGTTTTAATGTCTTCTATGTTGGTATGCTTGAATGGTGAGCTCTCaggaatttatattttttagggtTTTAAAAGTGCGTGTTAGGCTTGGCGGTGGTATATATATCAGCGAGTTATGGAAACTATCTatactttgttttttaatttgctTTTCACCATAGCTCATTCATTTTATATGGGCAGATCACATTTTCTTATTGTTGTTGTTCATCTTTTTTCCTAAAAAGATGTAGTGTCTTAATTCCTGATTGATGCAATAAATGTGTTGTTTCCTTATTTTTTAGGACAATTTATGCTACCCTGATTCTTTGACTATTTTCCGTTTATGGGTTGATGAACGAAAATTTAGTTGGCATTGTTTGGTGTGCAGATGGGTTCATAGTCTTTGACCTTTTGATGCTGACTGAAAGCGTGGATCTGCTATATCGGGTTCTTGGGTTGTGAAGTCCTCGAAGTCTATCTGGATTACAGAGCCTTGATCAGTATCAATTTGTGGTCTAGAGGCTAGCAGGAACCAAGTAGCTTATGATCTAGGCTACTAGCCCGTGCCTTGACCTATAATTTCCAATCCAATAATGGCTCTTGCTGGTTCTTTGCACTTGTCCCATGAATGGGGACTCTGCAGGAACCGGGGTTGCAGTAAACAATACAGggtactttatttttttcattttttcccttttgtgttcagcattttttttaaattcttatgtttttttgtt
This genomic interval from Juglans microcarpa x Juglans regia isolate MS1-56 chromosome 4D, Jm3101_v1.0, whole genome shotgun sequence contains the following:
- the LOC121258979 gene encoding magnesium-dependent phosphatase 1-like yields the protein MNVAIASRSPTPDIAKNFLDKLGIQSMFVALEIFASPTHKTDHFQRIQRSTGVPFTSMLFFDDEDRNIQAVSKMGVTSILVGDGVNLGVLRHGLSEFSQMSRTQNHLAGASRIESSSGVESCMALKVE